A region from the Agrobacterium cucumeris genome encodes:
- a CDS encoding inositol monophosphatase family protein — protein sequence MSLSDKDIEFLVSTVAAAGAQEILPRFRNLNAGAISEKTSAVDLVTEADILAEKAITAALLQRFPKAHIVGEETYEADPSVIPALADAPLAFVIDPIDGTFNYASGFPAFGTLLAVTVKGETVAGIIHDPVMGDTIVALKGEGAYLHRRNGSQAKLKVADPAPLSEMVGIFSWGHSHEDRRPVIAANMAKIKMAFSLNCSAHEYWLASAGKLHFIGHEKLMPWDHLAGVLVHQEAGGYTARFDNTPYRPGQTAGGILSAPDRESWKMLRREIVAL from the coding sequence ATGAGCCTTTCCGATAAAGATATCGAATTCCTCGTTTCCACCGTCGCCGCTGCCGGCGCCCAGGAAATTCTGCCCCGCTTCCGAAATTTGAATGCAGGTGCGATCTCCGAAAAGACGTCCGCCGTCGATCTCGTTACCGAGGCTGATATTCTGGCGGAAAAGGCGATTACTGCTGCTTTATTACAGCGGTTTCCAAAGGCCCACATCGTCGGCGAAGAGACCTATGAGGCGGACCCATCAGTCATTCCCGCCCTTGCCGATGCGCCGCTTGCCTTCGTGATCGATCCGATCGATGGCACGTTCAATTACGCTTCCGGCTTTCCCGCTTTCGGCACGCTGCTTGCGGTCACCGTCAAGGGTGAGACGGTGGCGGGCATCATCCATGATCCTGTCATGGGCGACACCATTGTTGCGCTGAAAGGCGAGGGCGCTTATCTCCATCGCAGGAACGGCTCGCAGGCCAAGCTCAAGGTCGCGGATCCCGCGCCGCTATCCGAGATGGTCGGCATTTTTTCCTGGGGCCACAGCCACGAGGATCGCCGTCCTGTCATCGCCGCCAACATGGCGAAGATCAAGATGGCGTTTTCGCTGAATTGTTCTGCACATGAATATTGGCTTGCCTCGGCCGGCAAACTGCATTTCATCGGCCATGAAAAGCTGATGCCGTGGGATCATCTTGCCGGCGTGCTCGTTCATCAGGAAGCGGGTGGTTACACAGCCCGTTTCGACAATACGCCCTATCGGCCGGGCCAGACGGCGGGCGGCATCCTGTCGGCGCCCGACAGGGAAAGCTGGAAGATGCTGCGACGGGAAATCGTCGCCTTATAG
- the ttcA gene encoding tRNA 2-thiocytidine(32) synthetase TtcA: protein MNILTKIDDFVDQAGAAPIGADQDASEENGSSHPLFDNAPRSVSFNKLRKRLLRNVRQAFEDFGMLNGQKRWLVGLSGGKDSYGLLALLLDLKWRGLLPVELVACNLDQGQPNFPKHVLPEYLAKIGVAHRIEYRDTYSVVKEKVPSGGTYCSLCSRLRRGNLYRIAREEGCDALLLGHHREDILETFFMNFFHGGRLAGMPAKLLNDEGDLMVMRPLAYCAEDDMAKFAAAMEFPIIPCDLCGSQDGLQRNAMKEMLADIERRMPGRKDVMLRALAHVNPSHLLDPRLFDFSALAVTGASPEERSEASPP from the coding sequence ATGAACATTCTCACCAAGATCGATGACTTTGTAGATCAGGCCGGGGCCGCACCAATCGGGGCGGATCAGGACGCGTCCGAGGAAAACGGCAGCTCGCATCCGCTGTTCGACAATGCACCGCGGTCGGTCTCGTTCAACAAGCTGCGCAAGCGGCTGCTGCGCAATGTGCGGCAGGCGTTCGAAGATTTCGGCATGCTGAACGGCCAGAAGCGCTGGCTGGTCGGCCTTTCCGGCGGAAAGGACAGCTATGGTCTTCTGGCCTTGCTGCTCGATCTCAAATGGCGCGGGCTTTTGCCGGTGGAACTGGTGGCCTGCAATCTCGATCAGGGCCAGCCGAATTTTCCCAAACACGTTCTGCCGGAATATCTGGCGAAGATCGGTGTCGCCCATCGCATCGAATATCGCGATACCTATTCGGTGGTGAAGGAAAAGGTGCCTTCCGGCGGCACTTACTGTTCGCTCTGTTCGCGGCTCCGGCGCGGCAATCTCTACCGCATCGCGCGGGAGGAGGGCTGTGACGCACTGCTGCTCGGTCATCACCGCGAGGATATTCTCGAGACCTTTTTCATGAACTTCTTCCATGGCGGCCGTCTCGCCGGCATGCCGGCGAAGCTTTTGAATGACGAGGGCGACCTGATGGTCATGCGTCCTCTTGCCTATTGCGCCGAAGACGATATGGCGAAATTTGCGGCGGCGATGGAATTCCCGATCATTCCCTGCGACCTCTGCGGCTCGCAGGATGGGCTTCAGCGCAATGCCATGAAAGAGATGCTGGCGGATATCGAACGGCGCATGCCGGGCCGCAAGGATGTGATGCTGCGGGCGCTTGCCCACGTTAATCCGTCGCATCTGCTTGATCCCAGGCTTTTTGATTTTTCGGCGCTTGCTGTCACCGGGGCGTCACCTGAAGAGCGTAGTGAGGCCAGCCCTCCCTGA
- the rpsD gene encoding 30S ribosomal protein S4, producing the protein MSKRESAKYKIDRRMGENIWGRPKSPVNRREYGPGQHGQRRKGKMSDFGTQLRAKQKLKGYYGELREKQFRATFDEANRRKGDTSENLIGLLESRLDAIVYRAKFVPTVFASRQFINHGHVTVNGVRVNIGSYRCKAGDVIEVRQKSKQLVTVLEAVQLAERDVPDYIEVDHNKMVATYARVPSLSDVPYPVVMEPHLVVEFYSR; encoded by the coding sequence ATGAGCAAGCGCGAATCGGCTAAGTACAAAATTGACCGCCGCATGGGCGAAAACATCTGGGGTCGTCCGAAGTCCCCGGTTAACCGCCGCGAATACGGCCCGGGCCAGCACGGCCAGCGCCGCAAGGGCAAGATGAGCGACTTCGGCACGCAGCTGCGCGCCAAGCAGAAGCTCAAGGGCTACTACGGCGAACTGCGCGAAAAGCAGTTCCGCGCCACTTTCGACGAAGCAAACCGTCGCAAGGGTGACACTTCCGAGAACCTGATCGGCCTGCTCGAGTCGCGTCTGGACGCCATCGTCTACCGCGCCAAGTTCGTTCCGACCGTTTTCGCATCGCGCCAGTTCATCAACCATGGCCACGTCACGGTTAACGGCGTTCGCGTCAACATCGGTTCTTACCGTTGCAAGGCTGGCGACGTCATCGAAGTTCGTCAGAAGTCCAAGCAGCTGGTTACGGTTCTCGAAGCCGTTCAGCTCGCAGAGCGTGACGTTCCTGACTACATCGAAGTCGACCACAACAAGATGGTTGCGACCTACGCCCGCGTTCCGTCGCTTTCCGACGTTCCGTACCCGGTCGTCATGGAACCGCATCTGGTCGTCGAATTCTACTCGCGTTAA
- a CDS encoding glutaminase produces MQDIQAIVDSIYDSMLPRLGEGKVADYIPELAKVDPNQFGIAITTVDGITYTAGNALVPFSIQSISKVFMLTLALGKAGETVWNRVGREPSGSSFNSIVQLEHEHGIPRNPFVNAGAIVVTDIVLSGHQPREAIGELLRFVRYLADDDTISIDDTVAKSEQATGFRNFALANFMRSFGNLHHPVEHTLGVYFHQCALSMTCAQLSRAGLFLANRGRNPLTGHTVVSDRRARRINALMLTCGHYDGSGDFAYHVGLPGKSGVGGGIMAVAPGNASIAVWSPGLNKVGNSALGSQALELLATKTGWSVFGA; encoded by the coding sequence ATGCAGGATATTCAGGCGATCGTCGATTCCATCTATGACAGCATGCTGCCAAGACTGGGCGAGGGGAAGGTTGCGGATTACATTCCCGAACTTGCCAAGGTCGATCCCAACCAGTTCGGCATCGCCATCACCACCGTCGACGGAATCACCTATACGGCCGGCAATGCGCTTGTGCCGTTTTCGATCCAGAGCATCTCCAAGGTCTTCATGCTGACGCTGGCGCTCGGCAAGGCCGGTGAGACGGTGTGGAACCGGGTGGGGCGCGAACCTTCAGGCTCTTCCTTCAACTCCATCGTCCAGCTGGAACATGAGCACGGCATCCCGCGCAATCCCTTCGTGAATGCCGGCGCGATCGTGGTGACTGATATCGTTCTTTCCGGCCACCAGCCGCGTGAGGCGATCGGCGAGCTTCTGCGCTTCGTGCGTTATCTCGCGGACGATGACACGATCAGCATTGACGACACGGTGGCAAAATCCGAGCAGGCGACGGGTTTCCGCAATTTCGCGCTTGCCAATTTCATGCGTTCCTTCGGCAATCTGCATCATCCCGTGGAACATACGCTCGGCGTTTATTTCCATCAGTGCGCGCTTTCCATGACCTGCGCCCAGCTATCCCGTGCCGGGCTTTTCCTTGCCAATCGCGGCCGCAATCCGCTGACCGGCCACACGGTCGTCTCGGACCGCCGGGCGCGGCGCATCAATGCGCTGATGCTGACCTGTGGCCATTATGACGGATCGGGCGATTTCGCCTATCATGTCGGCCTGCCGGGCAAGAGCGGTGTCGGCGGCGGCATCATGGCGGTGGCGCCGGGCAATGCGTCGATTGCCGTCTGGTCGCCGGGTCTCAACAAGGTGGGTAATTCGGCGCTCGGGTCACAGGCACTGGAATTGCTGGCGACGAAAACCGGCTGGTCGGTATTCGGGGCTTGA